From one Pontibacillus sp. HMF3514 genomic stretch:
- a CDS encoding EamA family transporter has protein sequence MNRFTRSIKENRTGIILMTIAAFLISLGQMYWKLSGAGINLDLIGGFIFYFIGAVLMIVSFRFGSLSVLHPLLSLGYVFALFLGVFFVGESIGLLHLLGMLLIIIGVILIGGGDH, from the coding sequence ATGAATAGATTTACAAGATCCATTAAAGAAAATCGTACAGGTATTATTCTGATGACAATAGCAGCGTTCCTGATCTCTCTTGGTCAAATGTATTGGAAACTTTCGGGCGCTGGTATTAACTTGGATTTAATTGGTGGCTTTATCTTTTACTTCATTGGCGCTGTTCTAATGATAGTATCTTTTAGGTTCGGAAGTTTATCTGTCCTCCACCCTTTGCTTAGTTTAGGGTATGTGTTCGCTCTTTTCCTCGGGGTGTTTTTTGTCGGCGAAAGCATAGGCCTATTACACTTACTGGGGATGTTACTCATTATTATAGGAGTTATTCTCATTGGGGGTGGAGATCATTAA
- a CDS encoding EamA family transporter has protein sequence MEIIKLLLIIFMTLFGSLGGFFFKKASDHPFGFNVSFITQLGIGGTFYMSGALLNIYLLTLLPYTVVYPITSVTYIWTMILSAYFLHEKITIKKMIGVLLISFGSVLLVL, from the coding sequence GTGGAGATCATTAAGCTATTACTCATCATCTTTATGACATTGTTCGGTTCTCTCGGAGGCTTTTTCTTTAAAAAAGCTAGTGATCATCCCTTTGGATTCAATGTATCCTTTATTACGCAACTGGGTATCGGTGGAACGTTTTATATGTCAGGAGCACTACTCAATATATATTTATTAACGTTACTTCCTTATACGGTTGTTTACCCTATTACATCAGTCACCTATATTTGGACCATGATTTTATCGGCTTATTTTTTACATGAGAAAATTACTATTAAGAAAATGATCGGAGTTCTACTAATATCATTTGGTTCTGTATTATTAGTTTTATAA
- a CDS encoding PCYCGC domain-containing protein: protein MSILLVGLLVMTIATSGCGQQEENTNQDFSNSTIGDIREETKSASVLPSFLDEKPEQMSVIYEAVVNHKEVVEQMPCYCGCGESVNHKSNYDCFVYDDTKTGSVVWDDHATKCGVCLETAVESINKYNEGKSIKEIRNMIDETYNNGDFAKPTPTPPVKS from the coding sequence ATGTCAATTCTCCTAGTTGGTCTTCTTGTTATGACTATTGCCACTTCTGGTTGTGGTCAACAGGAAGAAAATACAAATCAGGACTTTAGTAATTCAACTATTGGAGATATTCGTGAAGAAACTAAATCTGCAAGTGTGCTTCCCTCTTTCTTAGATGAAAAGCCAGAACAAATGAGTGTGATTTACGAAGCGGTTGTAAACCACAAAGAAGTTGTTGAACAAATGCCATGTTATTGTGGTTGTGGTGAATCCGTTAATCATAAAAGCAATTATGACTGTTTTGTTTATGATGATACTAAAACGGGTTCTGTCGTTTGGGATGATCATGCAACAAAATGTGGGGTTTGCTTAGAAACAGCTGTAGAGTCTATCAACAAGTATAATGAAGGCAAATCAATCAAAGAAATAAGAAATATGATAGATGAAACGTATAATAATGGAGACTTTGCAAAACCAACACCTACTCCACCTGTTAAATCGTAA